Proteins encoded in a region of the Quercus lobata isolate SW786 chromosome 8, ValleyOak3.0 Primary Assembly, whole genome shotgun sequence genome:
- the LOC115955642 gene encoding probable LRR receptor-like serine/threonine-protein kinase At1g07650 isoform X2, with amino-acid sequence MGADFTFIKLLLTHVIFTTTLFYFATGLAATAKLHSDEVEVLKEIGKKLGKKDWDFGVDPCSGEGGNWRVWDGRKSFESNVTCDCTFNHNSSCHVVSIALKTQNLSGTVPPEFSKLPHLKFLDLSKNYFTGSIPSQWATMRLVELSFMGNSLSGPFPKVLTNITTLRNLSIEGNRFSGTIPPEIGKLIHLRKLMLCSNAFTGELPVALAKLTKLVDMRVSDNNFSGKIPDFISNWTKIEKLHMEGCFLKGPIPLSISALTSLRDLRITDLKHRGSTFPPLTNLKSMKTLILRKCLIYGEIPEYIGEMTKLKNLDLSFNELSGEIPKSFIQLQQVDFIYLTGNKLTGTIPPWVLGRNKYMDVSYNNFTWESSSPTECVHGNVNLVESYSSSADKSSKIHPCLKRNFPCPSIKNRRHYSLYINCGGKEANVLGKKYEDDTEQRAASMFYTGQGWAISSTGNFLDNDINSDIYIVANSSALSNVSRLDSELYTTARASPLSLTYYGLCLMNGNYTVKLHFAEIIFTSDRSFKSPGKRIFDVYIQDKLVLQNFNIEDEAGGAGKPLVKTFTAAVTSHTLKIHFYWAGKGTTGIPLRGVYGPLVSAISVDPNFKTPSDDNKKRQLMIEVGTAAAAAFIIFLALWVMRMKGWLGGKVSVDKELRGIDLQTGLFTLQQIKAATKNFDPVNKLGEGGFGVVYKGQLSDGTVIAVKQLSSKSKQGNREFVNEIGMISGVQHPNLVKLYGCCVEGNQLLLIYEYMENNCLSRALFGKDTTCRLKLDWPTRQKICLGIARGLAYLHEESRLKIVHRDIKTSNVLLDKDFNAKISDFGLAKLNEDDNSHISTRVAGTIGYMAPEYAMRGYLTNKADVYSFGVVALEIVSGKSNTNYRPKEEFVYLLDWAYVLQERGSLLELVDPGLGSEYTTEEAMVMLNVALLCTNASPTLRPIMSQVVSMLEGRTAVKEPLSGPGFSANNSELKTIRNHFWQNPSRTQSMSIESPYTDSTTSYIESEVAGHLLGVNSIDSHESSVINVQSVP; translated from the exons ATGGGAGCTGATTTTACGTTTATAAAGTTGCTTCTTACACATGTTATCTTCACCACTACGTTGTTTTACTTTGCAACCGGATTAGCAGCCACTGCTAAGCTTCATAGTGATGAAG TGGAGGTATTGAAAGAGATAGGGAAGAAACTAGGGAAGAAAGATTGGGATTTTGGGGTAGATCCTTGCAGTGGAGAAGGAGGGAATTGGAGAGTATGGGATGGAAGGAAAAGCTTTGAGAGCAATGTGACATGTGACTGCACCTTCAACCACAATTCCTCTTGCCATGTTGTGAGCAT AGCTTTGAAGACACAAAATCTATCAGGCACTGTTCCACCAGAGTTTTCCAAGCTCCCCCACCTCAAATTTTT GGATCTCTCTAAAAACTACTTTACTGGTTCTATACCTTCCCAATGGGCTACCATGCGCTTGGTCGAGCT CTCTTTTATGGGGAACAGCTTGTCAGGTCCCTTCCCAAAAGTTCTCACCAACATCACCACTCTCAGAAACCT GAGTATCGAAGGAAACAGATTTTCAGGAACCATTCCACCAGAGATAGGAAAGTTGATCCATTTACGAAAACT TATGCTATGCTCGAATGCTTTCACAGGAGAGCTGCCAGTTGCACTTGCCAAGTTGACCAAATTGGTTGATAT GAGGGTAAGTGACAATAATTTCTCTGGAAAGATACCTGATTTCATCAGTAATTGGACAAAGATTGAAAAACT GCATATGGAGGGTTGCTTTCTTAAGGGGCCAATACCTTTGAGCATTTCTGCTTTAACAAGCTTAAGGGATCT GAGGATAACTGACCTAAAACATAGAGGGTCTACATTCCCGCCATTGACTAATTTGAAATCCATGAAGACGCT GATACTGAGGAAGTGTCTAATTTATGGAGAGATCCCAGAGTATATTggagaaatgacaaaacttaaaAACCT TGACCTCAGCTTTAATGAATTGAGTGGTGAAATTCCAAAATCATTCATCCAACTTCAACAAGTAGATTTCAT TTATTTGACAGGGAACAAGCTCACTGGAACTATACCACCATGGGTCTTAGGAAGAAACAAGTATAT GGATGTTTCTTACAATAACTTCACTTGGGAAAGCTCAAGTCCAACAGAATGTGTTCATGGGAATGT AAACTTAGTGGAGAGCTACTCTTCATCAGCAGATAAATC AAGTAAAATTCATCCATGCCTAAAAAGGAATTTCCCATGTCCTTCTATAAAAAATCGAC gTCATTACTCATTGTACATTAATTGTGGCGGTAAGGAAGCAAATGTCCTCGGTAAGAAGTATGAAGATGACACAGAACAAAGAGCTGCTTCCATGTTTTACACGGGTCAGGGCTGGGCAATCAGCAGCACTGGGAACTTCCTGGACAATGATATTAATTCAGATATCTACATTGTAGCTAATAGTTCAGCACTCTCAAATGTATCTAGGCTTGATTCAGAACTGTACACAACAGCACGTGCTTCTCCCCTCTCTTTGACATATTATGGACTGTGTCTCATGAATGGGAACTACACTGTTAAGCTCCACTTTGCAGAGATTATTTTCACCAGTGACAGATCATTTAAGAGCCCTGGGAAACGTATATTTGATGTTTACATCCAG GACAAGTTGGTCctgcaaaatttcaatatagAAGACGAGGCAGGTGGAGCTGGTAAGCCTCTTGTGAAGACATTTACTGCAGCTGTTACAAGTCATACATTGAAGATTCACTTTTACTGGGCTGGGAAAGGGACAACAGGCATCCCACTTAGAGGAGTGTATGGTCCTCTTGTATCAGCTATATCAGTAGATCCTA ATTTCAAAACTCCTTCAGATGATAACAAAAAAAGACAGCTCATGATAGAAGTTGGGACAGCGGCTGCAGCagcttttatcatttttcttgcCCTGTGGGTCATGAGGATGAAAGGCTGGCTGGGAGGCAAAGTCTCTGTAGACAAAG AGCTTAGAGGTATAGATCTGCAAACAGGATTATTTACATTACAACAGATCAAAGCTGCCACCAAGAACTTTGATCCTGTAAACAAACTTGGGGAAGGTGGTTTCGGTGTAGTTTACAAG GGTCAATTATCAGATGGCACAGTAATTGCAGTAAAACAACTCTCCTCAAAATCTAAGCAAGGAAATCGAGAATTTGTGAATGAAATCGGCATGATATCTGGAGTACAACATCCAAATCTAGTAAAGTTGTATGGATGTTGCGTTGAAGGGAACCAGTTATTGCTGATTTATGAGTACATGGAAAATAATTGTCTATCTCGTGCACTTTTTG GGAAGGACACAACATGCAGATTGAAACTGGACTGGCCTACCAGGCAGAAAATTTGCCTAGGTATAGCTAGAGGTTTGGCCTACCTCCATGAGGAGTCAAGGCTAAAAATTGTGCATAGGGATATAAAGACAAGCAATGTATTGCTTGATAAGGATTTCAATGCTAAGATTTCTGATTTTGGTTTGGCAAAACTAAATGAAGATGACAATAGTCACATCAGTACCCGGGTTGCTGGAACAAT TGGTTATATGGCTCCTGAGTATGCAATGCGTGGTTACTTGACTAACAAAGCAGATGTTTATAGCTTTGGAGTTGTTGCATTAGAAATTGTCAGTGGAAAGAGCAACACAAACTATCGGCCAAAGGAAGAATTTGTTTACCTTCTAGACTGg GCCTATGTTCTGCAAGAAAGAGGCAGTCTATTGGAGTTAGTTGATCCAGGCTTGGGTTCAGAATATACAACAGAGGAGGCAATGGTGATGCTAAATGTGGCTCTCTTGTGCACCAATGCATCCCCCACTCTTAGGCCTATAATGTCCCAAGTAGTAAGCATGCTTGAAGGCCGAACTGCCGTGAAAGAACCACTTTCTGGTCCAGGATTTTCAGCAAATAATTCCGAATTGAAGACCATAAGAAATCACTTCTGGCAGAATCCAAGCAGAACCCAAAGCATGAGTATTGAAAGTCCATATACTGATTCCACCACTTCATATATTGAATCAGAAGTGGCTGGCCATCTTTTAGGTGTTAATTCAATTGATTCTCATGAATCATCAGTAATTAATGTACAGTCTGTACCATAA
- the LOC115955642 gene encoding probable LRR receptor-like serine/threonine-protein kinase At1g07650 isoform X1 codes for MGADFTFIKLLLTHVIFTTTLFYFATGLAATAKLHSDEVEVLKEIGKKLGKKDWDFGVDPCSGEGGNWRVWDGRKSFESNVTCDCTFNHNSSCHVVSIALKTQNLSGTVPPEFSKLPHLKFLDLSKNYFTGSIPSQWATMRLVELSFMGNSLSGPFPKVLTNITTLRNLSIEGNRFSGTIPPEIGKLIHLRKLMLCSNAFTGELPVALAKLTKLVDMRVSDNNFSGKIPDFISNWTKIEKLHMEGCFLKGPIPLSISALTSLRDLYAIILLYRLIPSKKMLYSDSLCTVIFRRITDLKHRGSTFPPLTNLKSMKTLILRKCLIYGEIPEYIGEMTKLKNLDLSFNELSGEIPKSFIQLQQVDFIYLTGNKLTGTIPPWVLGRNKYMDVSYNNFTWESSSPTECVHGNVNLVESYSSSADKSSKIHPCLKRNFPCPSIKNRRHYSLYINCGGKEANVLGKKYEDDTEQRAASMFYTGQGWAISSTGNFLDNDINSDIYIVANSSALSNVSRLDSELYTTARASPLSLTYYGLCLMNGNYTVKLHFAEIIFTSDRSFKSPGKRIFDVYIQDKLVLQNFNIEDEAGGAGKPLVKTFTAAVTSHTLKIHFYWAGKGTTGIPLRGVYGPLVSAISVDPNFKTPSDDNKKRQLMIEVGTAAAAAFIIFLALWVMRMKGWLGGKVSVDKELRGIDLQTGLFTLQQIKAATKNFDPVNKLGEGGFGVVYKGQLSDGTVIAVKQLSSKSKQGNREFVNEIGMISGVQHPNLVKLYGCCVEGNQLLLIYEYMENNCLSRALFGKDTTCRLKLDWPTRQKICLGIARGLAYLHEESRLKIVHRDIKTSNVLLDKDFNAKISDFGLAKLNEDDNSHISTRVAGTIGYMAPEYAMRGYLTNKADVYSFGVVALEIVSGKSNTNYRPKEEFVYLLDWAYVLQERGSLLELVDPGLGSEYTTEEAMVMLNVALLCTNASPTLRPIMSQVVSMLEGRTAVKEPLSGPGFSANNSELKTIRNHFWQNPSRTQSMSIESPYTDSTTSYIESEVAGHLLGVNSIDSHESSVINVQSVP; via the exons ATGGGAGCTGATTTTACGTTTATAAAGTTGCTTCTTACACATGTTATCTTCACCACTACGTTGTTTTACTTTGCAACCGGATTAGCAGCCACTGCTAAGCTTCATAGTGATGAAG TGGAGGTATTGAAAGAGATAGGGAAGAAACTAGGGAAGAAAGATTGGGATTTTGGGGTAGATCCTTGCAGTGGAGAAGGAGGGAATTGGAGAGTATGGGATGGAAGGAAAAGCTTTGAGAGCAATGTGACATGTGACTGCACCTTCAACCACAATTCCTCTTGCCATGTTGTGAGCAT AGCTTTGAAGACACAAAATCTATCAGGCACTGTTCCACCAGAGTTTTCCAAGCTCCCCCACCTCAAATTTTT GGATCTCTCTAAAAACTACTTTACTGGTTCTATACCTTCCCAATGGGCTACCATGCGCTTGGTCGAGCT CTCTTTTATGGGGAACAGCTTGTCAGGTCCCTTCCCAAAAGTTCTCACCAACATCACCACTCTCAGAAACCT GAGTATCGAAGGAAACAGATTTTCAGGAACCATTCCACCAGAGATAGGAAAGTTGATCCATTTACGAAAACT TATGCTATGCTCGAATGCTTTCACAGGAGAGCTGCCAGTTGCACTTGCCAAGTTGACCAAATTGGTTGATAT GAGGGTAAGTGACAATAATTTCTCTGGAAAGATACCTGATTTCATCAGTAATTGGACAAAGATTGAAAAACT GCATATGGAGGGTTGCTTTCTTAAGGGGCCAATACCTTTGAGCATTTCTGCTTTAACAAGCTTAAGGGATCTGTATGCAATTATACTACTTTATCGTTTAATTCCttccaaaaaaatgttatatagtGATAGTTTGTGTACTGTGATATTTAGGAGGATAACTGACCTAAAACATAGAGGGTCTACATTCCCGCCATTGACTAATTTGAAATCCATGAAGACGCT GATACTGAGGAAGTGTCTAATTTATGGAGAGATCCCAGAGTATATTggagaaatgacaaaacttaaaAACCT TGACCTCAGCTTTAATGAATTGAGTGGTGAAATTCCAAAATCATTCATCCAACTTCAACAAGTAGATTTCAT TTATTTGACAGGGAACAAGCTCACTGGAACTATACCACCATGGGTCTTAGGAAGAAACAAGTATAT GGATGTTTCTTACAATAACTTCACTTGGGAAAGCTCAAGTCCAACAGAATGTGTTCATGGGAATGT AAACTTAGTGGAGAGCTACTCTTCATCAGCAGATAAATC AAGTAAAATTCATCCATGCCTAAAAAGGAATTTCCCATGTCCTTCTATAAAAAATCGAC gTCATTACTCATTGTACATTAATTGTGGCGGTAAGGAAGCAAATGTCCTCGGTAAGAAGTATGAAGATGACACAGAACAAAGAGCTGCTTCCATGTTTTACACGGGTCAGGGCTGGGCAATCAGCAGCACTGGGAACTTCCTGGACAATGATATTAATTCAGATATCTACATTGTAGCTAATAGTTCAGCACTCTCAAATGTATCTAGGCTTGATTCAGAACTGTACACAACAGCACGTGCTTCTCCCCTCTCTTTGACATATTATGGACTGTGTCTCATGAATGGGAACTACACTGTTAAGCTCCACTTTGCAGAGATTATTTTCACCAGTGACAGATCATTTAAGAGCCCTGGGAAACGTATATTTGATGTTTACATCCAG GACAAGTTGGTCctgcaaaatttcaatatagAAGACGAGGCAGGTGGAGCTGGTAAGCCTCTTGTGAAGACATTTACTGCAGCTGTTACAAGTCATACATTGAAGATTCACTTTTACTGGGCTGGGAAAGGGACAACAGGCATCCCACTTAGAGGAGTGTATGGTCCTCTTGTATCAGCTATATCAGTAGATCCTA ATTTCAAAACTCCTTCAGATGATAACAAAAAAAGACAGCTCATGATAGAAGTTGGGACAGCGGCTGCAGCagcttttatcatttttcttgcCCTGTGGGTCATGAGGATGAAAGGCTGGCTGGGAGGCAAAGTCTCTGTAGACAAAG AGCTTAGAGGTATAGATCTGCAAACAGGATTATTTACATTACAACAGATCAAAGCTGCCACCAAGAACTTTGATCCTGTAAACAAACTTGGGGAAGGTGGTTTCGGTGTAGTTTACAAG GGTCAATTATCAGATGGCACAGTAATTGCAGTAAAACAACTCTCCTCAAAATCTAAGCAAGGAAATCGAGAATTTGTGAATGAAATCGGCATGATATCTGGAGTACAACATCCAAATCTAGTAAAGTTGTATGGATGTTGCGTTGAAGGGAACCAGTTATTGCTGATTTATGAGTACATGGAAAATAATTGTCTATCTCGTGCACTTTTTG GGAAGGACACAACATGCAGATTGAAACTGGACTGGCCTACCAGGCAGAAAATTTGCCTAGGTATAGCTAGAGGTTTGGCCTACCTCCATGAGGAGTCAAGGCTAAAAATTGTGCATAGGGATATAAAGACAAGCAATGTATTGCTTGATAAGGATTTCAATGCTAAGATTTCTGATTTTGGTTTGGCAAAACTAAATGAAGATGACAATAGTCACATCAGTACCCGGGTTGCTGGAACAAT TGGTTATATGGCTCCTGAGTATGCAATGCGTGGTTACTTGACTAACAAAGCAGATGTTTATAGCTTTGGAGTTGTTGCATTAGAAATTGTCAGTGGAAAGAGCAACACAAACTATCGGCCAAAGGAAGAATTTGTTTACCTTCTAGACTGg GCCTATGTTCTGCAAGAAAGAGGCAGTCTATTGGAGTTAGTTGATCCAGGCTTGGGTTCAGAATATACAACAGAGGAGGCAATGGTGATGCTAAATGTGGCTCTCTTGTGCACCAATGCATCCCCCACTCTTAGGCCTATAATGTCCCAAGTAGTAAGCATGCTTGAAGGCCGAACTGCCGTGAAAGAACCACTTTCTGGTCCAGGATTTTCAGCAAATAATTCCGAATTGAAGACCATAAGAAATCACTTCTGGCAGAATCCAAGCAGAACCCAAAGCATGAGTATTGAAAGTCCATATACTGATTCCACCACTTCATATATTGAATCAGAAGTGGCTGGCCATCTTTTAGGTGTTAATTCAATTGATTCTCATGAATCATCAGTAATTAATGTACAGTCTGTACCATAA
- the LOC115957419 gene encoding actin-related protein 2/3 complex subunit 1A-like isoform X1: MTAIAVNQFAQSITCHAWGPDHSMVAFCPNNNEVHIYRLSQDKWEKVHVLEKHDQIVSGIDWSPRSNRIVTASHDRNSYVWNLEGSEWVPTLVILRLNRAALCVQWSPKENKFAVGSGAKTVCICYYEQENNWWVSKLIRKRHDSSVTSVAWHPNNILLATTSADGKCRIFSTFIKGVDTKDSRTGPSSDSKFGEQIVQLDLSFSWAFGVKWSPSGDTLAYVGHNSMIYFVDEIGPSPLAQNVAFRDLPLRDVLFVSERMVIGVGFDCNPMVFAADQRGIWSFIRFLGERKTISSGSKYGSQFSEAFGKLYGQSKHGLSNDAVEPSRSRGGIHDNCINCILPLRRSGISTVMRFSTSGLDGKVVIWDLENQADLSEYL, translated from the exons aTGACTGCGATCGCAGTGAACCAGTTCGCTCAGTCCATCACTTGCCATGCTTGGGGCCCCGACCACTCTA TGGTTGCATTCTGTCCCAACAATAATGAGGTTCATATCTATAGATTATCACAAGACAAGTGGGAAAAGGTGCATGTTCTTGAAAAG CATGACCAAATTGTTTCTGGGATAGACTGGAGCCCAAGGTCCAACAGAATTGTAACTGCATCTCATGATCGGAATTC ATATGTGTGGAACCTAGAAGGATCAGAATGGGTACCAACCCTTGTTATACTTAGGCTAAACCGTGCTGCACTTTGTGTTCAATGGAGTCCAAAAG AAAACAAGTTTGCTGTTGGCAGTGGGGCTAAAACTGTTTGTATATGCTACTATGAGCAAGAGAATAACTG GTGGGTCAGTAAACTTATCAGGAAAAGACATGATTCTTCTGTGACAAGTGTTGCTTGGCATCCCAATAAT ATTCTTCTTGCAACAACATCCGCAGATGGGAAATGCCGAATATTTTCCACCTTCATTAAAGGTGTTGACACAAA GGATTCAAGAACAGGCCCTTCTTCAGATTCGAAATTTGGAGAG CAAATTGTTCAGCTTGATCTCTCATTTTCTTGGGCATTTGGTGTGAAGTGGTCACCAAGTGGCGATACCTTAGCTTATGTAG GCCATAATTCTATGATTTACTTTGTTGATGAAATTGGTCCTTCTCCTTTGGCTCAAAATGTTGCATTCCGTGATTTGCCTCTCCGTGAT GTTCTATTTGTTTCTGAGAGAATGGTCATTGGAGTGGGATTTGACTGCAACCCTATGGTTTTTGCAGCAGACCAAAGAGGAATATG GAGCTTTATAAGATTCCTTGGTGAAAGGAAAACAATTTCTTCAGGATCAAAATATGGTTCACAG TTTTCTGAAGCATTTGGGAAACTATATGGGCAATCAAAGCATGGATTGAGCAATGATGCTGTTGAACCTTCAAGATCACGTGGAGGCATTCATGATAACTGCATAAA TTGTATTCTGCCACTTAGACGGTCAGGGATCTCCACAGTAATGCGCTTCAGCACTTCAG GATTGGATGGAAAAGTGGTTATATGGGATTTGGAGAACCAAGCAGATCTATCCGAATATTTATAA
- the LOC115957419 gene encoding actin-related protein 2/3 complex subunit 1A-like isoform X2 — translation MLGAPTTLHDQIVSGIDWSPRSNRIVTASHDRNSYVWNLEGSEWVPTLVILRLNRAALCVQWSPKENKFAVGSGAKTVCICYYEQENNWWVSKLIRKRHDSSVTSVAWHPNNILLATTSADGKCRIFSTFIKGVDTKDSRTGPSSDSKFGEQIVQLDLSFSWAFGVKWSPSGDTLAYVGHNSMIYFVDEIGPSPLAQNVAFRDLPLRDVLFVSERMVIGVGFDCNPMVFAADQRGIWSFIRFLGERKTISSGSKYGSQFSEAFGKLYGQSKHGLSNDAVEPSRSRGGIHDNCINCILPLRRSGISTVMRFSTSGLDGKVVIWDLENQADLSEYL, via the exons ATGCTTGGGGCCCCGACCACTCTA CATGACCAAATTGTTTCTGGGATAGACTGGAGCCCAAGGTCCAACAGAATTGTAACTGCATCTCATGATCGGAATTC ATATGTGTGGAACCTAGAAGGATCAGAATGGGTACCAACCCTTGTTATACTTAGGCTAAACCGTGCTGCACTTTGTGTTCAATGGAGTCCAAAAG AAAACAAGTTTGCTGTTGGCAGTGGGGCTAAAACTGTTTGTATATGCTACTATGAGCAAGAGAATAACTG GTGGGTCAGTAAACTTATCAGGAAAAGACATGATTCTTCTGTGACAAGTGTTGCTTGGCATCCCAATAAT ATTCTTCTTGCAACAACATCCGCAGATGGGAAATGCCGAATATTTTCCACCTTCATTAAAGGTGTTGACACAAA GGATTCAAGAACAGGCCCTTCTTCAGATTCGAAATTTGGAGAG CAAATTGTTCAGCTTGATCTCTCATTTTCTTGGGCATTTGGTGTGAAGTGGTCACCAAGTGGCGATACCTTAGCTTATGTAG GCCATAATTCTATGATTTACTTTGTTGATGAAATTGGTCCTTCTCCTTTGGCTCAAAATGTTGCATTCCGTGATTTGCCTCTCCGTGAT GTTCTATTTGTTTCTGAGAGAATGGTCATTGGAGTGGGATTTGACTGCAACCCTATGGTTTTTGCAGCAGACCAAAGAGGAATATG GAGCTTTATAAGATTCCTTGGTGAAAGGAAAACAATTTCTTCAGGATCAAAATATGGTTCACAG TTTTCTGAAGCATTTGGGAAACTATATGGGCAATCAAAGCATGGATTGAGCAATGATGCTGTTGAACCTTCAAGATCACGTGGAGGCATTCATGATAACTGCATAAA TTGTATTCTGCCACTTAGACGGTCAGGGATCTCCACAGTAATGCGCTTCAGCACTTCAG GATTGGATGGAAAAGTGGTTATATGGGATTTGGAGAACCAAGCAGATCTATCCGAATATTTATAA